A genomic window from Planctomycetia bacterium includes:
- a CDS encoding fatty acid desaturase gives MSSVSSPLDLRELVKKWHRNDGGNHIVHPLSTFSHIGCMIGAVYTWNAGLWPLTIVFWALCAHIGHSKLIAFHEASHGTLNPRWRINEAQGILLGTTILVPLSVYRFVHGQHHAYIGTENDLELWPFVNTNVSRSMRILAAIGELVFGFFYTPITFLHGVLVARRIPPAQLRRIIWEYALCFVTWGIVLTTINLNGWWEGFFVGYFVQALIAGNLQSIRKFTEHVGLFGSTILTTTRTVVDEHPVGDAISASMLRIDYHGTHHRYAKVPYYYLPEATPHVYDGQTPHEPLFPTYWHAVWDMFRSLGDPRVGAQWTRPIGTPSPKIGVKKKDAVPVS, from the coding sequence GTGAGTTCCGTTTCATCGCCGTTAGATCTTCGCGAGCTTGTTAAGAAGTGGCACCGCAACGACGGCGGCAACCACATCGTGCATCCGTTGTCGACCTTCTCGCACATCGGCTGCATGATCGGCGCCGTTTACACTTGGAACGCCGGCCTGTGGCCCCTGACGATCGTCTTCTGGGCTCTCTGCGCACACATCGGCCACTCGAAGCTGATTGCCTTTCATGAAGCCTCGCACGGCACGCTGAACCCGCGCTGGCGCATCAATGAAGCGCAAGGCATTCTGCTCGGCACGACGATTCTCGTCCCGCTGAGCGTCTATCGTTTCGTGCATGGTCAGCACCACGCCTACATCGGCACCGAAAACGATCTCGAGCTGTGGCCGTTCGTTAATACGAACGTCTCGCGCTCGATGCGCATTCTTGCGGCGATCGGCGAGCTCGTCTTCGGGTTCTTCTACACGCCGATCACGTTTCTGCATGGGGTGTTGGTGGCGCGGCGCATTCCGCCGGCCCAACTGCGCCGCATCATTTGGGAATACGCATTGTGCTTCGTCACGTGGGGCATCGTGCTGACGACGATCAACCTCAATGGTTGGTGGGAAGGTTTTTTCGTTGGCTACTTCGTGCAGGCTTTGATCGCCGGCAACTTGCAATCGATCCGCAAATTCACCGAGCATGTCGGCCTCTTCGGCAGCACGATTTTGACGACCACGCGAACCGTCGTCGACGAGCATCCGGTCGGCGATGCGATCTCGGCCTCGATGCTGCGGATCGACTACCATGGCACCCACCATCGCTACGCGAAGGTGCCGTACTACTATTTGCCGGAAGCGACGCCGCACGTCTACGACGGTCAAACACCGCACGAACCGCTCTTTCCGACCTACTGGCACGCGGTGTGGGACATGTTCCGCTCGCTCGGCGATCCGCGCGTCGGGGCGCAGTGGACGCGACCGATCGGAACGCCGTCGCCGAAGATCGGCGTGAAGAAGAAAGACGCCGTGCCCGTTTCTTAG
- a CDS encoding DUF1501 domain-containing protein: protein MLTLFDSRKDRNHKLCDGLSRRNFLAIGALGLGAGALTLSDLFRAEARAVTIEGPKLPMKRGLGHKAVINIFLCGGPPHQDLWDIKTQAPSEIRGEFRPIDTRVPGLQIGECFPNIAGMMDKFAVIRSIVGAKGPHDAEQCLTGWPKDSLSFLGGRPSLGSALAKLRGPVDPSVPAFVGLAETAGHQAWSDSGRPGFLGPSYKAFKPDGPGMQDMKLGSISLDRLSNRRELLSKFDKMRSIVDTNGTMDAVDEYSRRAFDVLTSSKLVEALDLTKEEPRILERYGSGLPYQHRYDGAPTCNDHLLMARRLVEAGVRCVTLSYGRWDAHSDNGAVVRDHGGKLDQCLTALVQDLDERGILDDVTIVAWGEFGRSPRINDKGGRDHWPAVSCAILAGGGMRTGQAIGSTNRLGEAVEDRPVHFQEVMATLYHNVGIDVSKTTIVDPAGRPQYLLEHQQPIHELIG from the coding sequence ATGCTCACACTATTCGACTCCCGCAAGGATCGAAACCATAAGCTCTGCGATGGTCTTTCGCGACGCAACTTTCTCGCGATCGGCGCTCTCGGTCTAGGTGCCGGTGCCCTAACCCTATCGGACCTGTTTCGGGCCGAGGCTCGAGCCGTGACCATCGAAGGCCCGAAGCTTCCTATGAAGCGTGGTCTCGGGCACAAGGCCGTGATCAACATCTTCCTCTGCGGTGGGCCGCCGCACCAAGACCTTTGGGATATCAAGACCCAAGCCCCCTCTGAGATTCGCGGCGAGTTCCGCCCGATCGATACCCGAGTTCCCGGCTTGCAGATCGGGGAATGCTTCCCGAACATCGCCGGCATGATGGACAAGTTCGCCGTGATCCGGTCGATCGTGGGTGCCAAAGGGCCTCACGATGCCGAACAATGTCTAACCGGCTGGCCCAAGGATTCGCTCTCGTTCCTGGGAGGCCGCCCGAGCCTCGGCTCGGCGCTGGCAAAGCTGCGAGGCCCTGTGGATCCGTCCGTGCCGGCATTCGTCGGGCTAGCGGAAACCGCCGGCCATCAGGCGTGGTCCGACAGCGGTCGCCCCGGCTTCCTCGGCCCATCGTATAAGGCCTTCAAGCCCGATGGCCCCGGCATGCAGGATATGAAGCTCGGTTCGATATCGCTCGACCGGCTGTCGAATCGGCGTGAATTGTTGAGCAAGTTCGACAAGATGCGATCAATCGTCGACACGAACGGAACGATGGACGCGGTCGACGAATATAGCCGGCGCGCGTTCGATGTCTTGACGTCGAGCAAACTCGTCGAGGCGTTGGACCTGACGAAAGAAGAGCCGCGGATCTTAGAGCGCTACGGTTCCGGACTGCCATATCAACACCGATACGACGGGGCACCGACCTGCAACGACCATCTGCTCATGGCCCGTCGGCTCGTCGAGGCCGGTGTTCGCTGCGTTACGCTGAGCTACGGTCGTTGGGATGCTCACAGCGACAACGGAGCGGTCGTTCGCGACCACGGCGGCAAGCTCGATCAATGCCTCACCGCTTTGGTGCAGGATCTTGATGAGCGCGGCATTCTCGACGACGTCACGATCGTCGCCTGGGGAGAGTTCGGAAGAAGCCCGCGAATCAACGACAAGGGAGGCCGCGACCATTGGCCGGCGGTTAGTTGTGCGATCTTGGCCGGCGGCGGCATGCGAACTGGGCAAGCGATCGGCAGCACGAATCGCCTCGGCGAAGCCGTGGAAGATCGTCCCGTCCACTTTCAGGAAGTGATGGCGACACTCTATCACAACGTCGGCATCGATGTGAGCAAGACCACGATCGTCGACCCGGCAGGCCGGCCGCAATATCTGCTCGAACACCAGCAGCCGATTCACGAGTTGATCGGATAA
- the der gene encoding ribosome biogenesis GTPase Der, translating into MGVPQVVIVGRPNVGKSSLFNWLVHKRIAIVDDRAGVTRDRITFLLQENDRYFEMVDTGGMGIDDEDNLTEHIESQIEAAIDSAAVILFVVDTRDGLTPLDQEVARRLRTATAPVILVANKTDAMTLENLTGEFHELHYQPVVPTSVHQNRGREELLEAIVALLPADTGEAPPADATMKIAIVGRRNVGKSTFVNTLAQAERMIVSEVPGTTRDSVDVRFELDGKPFIAIDTPGLKRGKAIANDMEYYSFHRAQRSIRRADVVLIFYDCADPISKVDKQLADYVSENYKPCVFVVNKWDLYAGKVTTDEWVTYLHDTFRSMKYVPIAFITGQTGKNMKALLNHSQMLFKQSTGRIGTGELNRLLRWALAKNAPAVYQNRRPKIFYATQVGIQPPTIVLFCSEPAAITADYKRYLLTAFRDHLPFSEVPIKLYLRASHGDPKRDAARGGRAAERPDIGVQEKEAGTPFDDEEDGFDEKDLMEADAASRGEAGTFDAEWTGLDADEE; encoded by the coding sequence ATGGGCGTTCCCCAGGTAGTCATCGTCGGTCGGCCGAACGTCGGCAAAAGCAGCCTCTTCAATTGGCTCGTTCATAAGCGCATCGCGATCGTCGACGACCGGGCCGGCGTAACGCGCGACCGAATTACCTTCTTATTGCAGGAGAACGATCGCTACTTCGAGATGGTCGATACCGGCGGGATGGGGATCGACGACGAAGATAATCTCACCGAACACATCGAGTCGCAAATCGAAGCGGCGATCGATTCGGCCGCCGTGATCTTGTTCGTCGTCGACACGCGCGACGGCCTGACGCCGCTCGACCAAGAAGTCGCTCGCCGCTTGCGCACCGCCACGGCTCCGGTGATTCTCGTCGCCAACAAGACCGACGCGATGACGCTGGAAAACCTGACCGGCGAGTTTCATGAACTCCACTATCAGCCGGTCGTGCCGACGAGCGTGCATCAAAATCGGGGTCGTGAAGAGCTGCTGGAAGCGATCGTCGCTTTACTGCCGGCCGACACGGGCGAAGCACCGCCGGCCGACGCAACGATGAAGATCGCGATCGTCGGTCGCCGCAACGTCGGCAAGAGCACGTTCGTCAATACGCTGGCGCAGGCCGAGCGGATGATCGTCAGCGAAGTGCCGGGCACGACGCGCGACAGCGTCGATGTGCGGTTCGAGCTCGACGGCAAGCCGTTCATCGCCATCGACACGCCCGGCCTGAAACGGGGCAAAGCGATTGCGAACGACATGGAGTACTACAGCTTCCATCGCGCCCAGCGCAGCATCCGCCGAGCCGACGTCGTGCTGATCTTCTACGATTGCGCCGACCCGATCAGCAAGGTCGATAAACAACTTGCCGATTACGTCAGCGAGAACTACAAGCCGTGCGTCTTCGTCGTCAACAAGTGGGATCTCTATGCCGGTAAGGTGACGACCGACGAATGGGTCACGTACTTGCACGATACGTTCCGCTCGATGAAATACGTGCCGATCGCGTTCATCACCGGCCAAACCGGCAAGAACATGAAGGCGCTGCTGAACCATTCGCAGATGCTCTTCAAACAGTCGACGGGGCGCATCGGAACCGGCGAGTTGAATCGGCTTCTCCGTTGGGCGCTCGCGAAGAATGCGCCGGCCGTGTATCAGAATCGCCGGCCGAAGATCTTCTATGCCACGCAAGTCGGCATTCAGCCGCCGACGATCGTGTTGTTCTGCAGCGAGCCGGCGGCGATTACGGCCGACTATAAGCGTTATCTGCTCACCGCGTTTCGCGACCATCTCCCCTTCTCCGAAGTGCCGATCAAGCTCTATCTCCGCGCATCGCATGGCGACCCCAAACGGGACGCGGCGCGGGGTGGACGCGCGGCGGAACGGCCCGACATCGGCGTGCAGGAAAAGGAAGCGGGCACTCCTTTCGACGACGAAGAAGACGGCTTCGACGAAAAAGACTTGATGGAAGCCGATGCCGCCAGTCGCGGCGAAGCAGGCACGTTCGACGCCGAATGGACGGGACTCGACGCAGACGAAGAATAA
- a CDS encoding uracil-DNA glycosylase, whose protein sequence is MADARRIARQRLESLKRAGVTNVKRGRKALSGEAAAQANDAEPASRKQVAATAKPEAVKPSTAARPATAAKSTAAAAAPAPLLKTRPQREAALDIIRNKVAGCVRCEELCSTRTQTVFGVGNPLTKLCFLGEAPGADEDKQGEPFVGRAGQLLTKIIEACTLRREDIYILNVLKCRPPNNRPPNPNEVANCREYLDGQLDIIRPEFLCCLGSTAAKTLLQTEVSISKLRGKFQEYRGIRVMCTYHPAYLLRNPDAKKEVWADMKTLMREMGVELGK, encoded by the coding sequence ATGGCCGATGCACGACGGATCGCACGTCAACGACTGGAAAGTCTGAAACGGGCCGGAGTGACGAATGTAAAACGAGGGCGCAAAGCGCTGTCCGGCGAGGCGGCTGCTCAAGCTAACGATGCCGAGCCGGCGAGCCGAAAACAGGTTGCCGCCACAGCCAAACCGGAAGCGGTGAAGCCAAGCACGGCAGCGAGACCGGCCACGGCGGCGAAGTCGACTGCTGCGGCTGCCGCACCGGCGCCGTTATTGAAGACCCGCCCGCAACGTGAGGCGGCCCTCGATATCATTCGCAACAAAGTCGCGGGCTGCGTCCGTTGCGAAGAGCTTTGCTCGACGCGGACTCAGACCGTCTTCGGGGTCGGTAATCCGCTGACGAAGCTATGCTTCCTCGGCGAAGCGCCGGGAGCCGACGAGGACAAGCAAGGCGAACCGTTCGTCGGCAGAGCAGGGCAGTTGCTCACGAAGATCATCGAGGCCTGCACGCTCCGTCGCGAAGATATCTATATTCTCAACGTGCTCAAGTGCCGCCCGCCGAATAACCGCCCGCCGAATCCGAACGAAGTCGCTAACTGTCGGGAATATCTCGACGGCCAGCTCGATATCATCCGGCCGGAGTTTCTCTGCTGCCTCGGTTCGACCGCCGCGAAGACTCTCTTGCAAACCGAAGTCTCGATCAGCAAGCTACGGGGCAAATTTCAGGAGTATCGCGGCATTCGGGTCATGTGTACCTACCATCCCGCCTACCTGCTGCGCAACCCGGACGCCAAGAAGGAAGTCTGGGCGGACATGAAGACGCTGATGCGCGAGATGGGAGTGGAGCTAGGAAAGTAA
- the ald gene encoding alanine dehydrogenase encodes MIIGVPKEIKRDEYRVAMLPVGVEELTRAGHRVLFEKGAGVGSGIPDEQYEAHGAQLVAGPDELFAEAEMIVKVKEPLADEWPRLRPGQVLFTYLHFAADRKLTEAVLASGCTAVAYETLRDDQGRLPLLTPMSEVAGRMSIQEGAKYLERPQMGRGILLGGVPGVAPANIAVLGGGIVGANAAKVAAGFGANVGLLDVNMDRLRYLDDVMPANVNCLFSDRHTIREQLRNADLVIGAVLIPGAKAPRLIEVEDLKLMKPGSVIIDVAIDQGGCVATSRPTTHSEPVYVVDQVLHYCVTNMPGAVGRTSTYALCNVTLPWVLRIAERGIVGAAQAFKPVARAINVHAGMITYRAVAETFGLPFDPRFEV; translated from the coding sequence GTGATTATCGGCGTCCCGAAAGAGATCAAACGCGATGAGTATCGCGTGGCGATGCTTCCCGTCGGCGTGGAAGAATTGACCCGCGCCGGACATCGAGTGTTGTTCGAGAAGGGAGCCGGAGTCGGTTCGGGAATCCCCGACGAGCAATACGAGGCACATGGCGCGCAGCTCGTCGCAGGGCCCGACGAACTGTTTGCCGAAGCCGAGATGATCGTGAAGGTTAAGGAGCCGTTGGCCGATGAATGGCCCCGACTTCGGCCGGGACAGGTTCTTTTTACTTATCTGCATTTCGCCGCTGACCGCAAGCTGACCGAAGCGGTGCTTGCTTCCGGTTGCACGGCCGTGGCGTATGAAACTTTGCGCGACGACCAAGGCCGGCTGCCGCTGTTGACGCCGATGAGCGAAGTCGCCGGGCGCATGAGCATCCAAGAAGGTGCGAAATACCTCGAGCGACCGCAAATGGGGCGCGGCATCTTGCTCGGCGGAGTGCCGGGCGTGGCACCGGCGAACATCGCGGTGCTCGGCGGCGGGATCGTCGGTGCGAATGCCGCGAAGGTGGCGGCGGGGTTCGGAGCCAACGTCGGGCTGCTCGACGTGAATATGGACCGCCTCCGCTATCTCGACGACGTTATGCCGGCAAACGTCAATTGCCTATTCAGCGATCGCCATACGATCCGCGAGCAATTGCGCAACGCCGACCTTGTGATCGGTGCGGTACTCATTCCCGGGGCGAAAGCGCCGCGGCTCATCGAAGTCGAAGACTTGAAATTGATGAAGCCGGGAAGCGTGATCATCGACGTCGCGATCGATCAAGGAGGCTGCGTGGCGACAAGCCGCCCGACGACGCATAGCGAACCGGTTTACGTCGTCGACCAAGTGCTGCACTACTGCGTGACGAACATGCCCGGCGCAGTCGGCCGGACGAGCACCTATGCCCTCTGCAACGTCACGCTTCCTTGGGTGTTGCGGATCGCCGAGCGGGGGATCGTCGGCGCGGCCCAGGCCTTCAAGCCGGTCGCTCGGGCGATCAACGTCCATGCCGGCATGATCACCTATCGGGCCGTCGCCGAAACGTTCGGCCTGCCGTTCGACCCCCGATTCGAAGTTTGA
- the galT gene encoding galactose-1-phosphate uridylyltransferase, with the protein MAEVRRDPIVGRSVIIAPERAGRPQEFVDKPLVSRETYCPFCERNEAETPGEIAAIRNLGTSANDPGWQVRVIPNKYPALNGLSSADLEAADDSPPIAAAESDRFCSSQPAIGRHEVIIESPHHLLRTGSLTESQLADVLRVYRDRMRAHRAAGRLRYVQIFKNVGEAAGASIEHLHSQLMALDFVPGAIVDELTGSREYFSRTGSCIFCDLIERESTADVRVVETTAEFTAICPYASRFPYEVWLLPRRHSQRFEDADDQLLTAAAAGLLRVLKGVEKLLDSVGSGSTGYNYVLHSAPFDSSEADHYHWHIEVIPRAVKQAGFEWATGVHINPVPPEEAAATLKRLI; encoded by the coding sequence ATGGCGGAAGTTCGTCGAGATCCGATCGTCGGTCGTTCCGTAATCATCGCACCCGAGCGGGCCGGTCGACCGCAAGAGTTCGTCGACAAGCCGCTCGTGTCGCGCGAGACGTACTGCCCGTTTTGCGAAAGGAACGAAGCGGAGACGCCGGGCGAGATCGCGGCGATTCGCAATCTCGGAACGTCGGCGAACGACCCCGGTTGGCAAGTTCGCGTCATCCCGAACAAGTACCCGGCGCTGAACGGGCTTTCGTCGGCGGATCTTGAAGCCGCGGATGATTCGCCGCCGATCGCTGCCGCCGAGAGCGATCGGTTTTGCTCTTCGCAGCCCGCCATCGGCCGGCATGAAGTCATTATCGAATCGCCGCACCATCTTCTGCGAACCGGTTCGCTCACCGAATCGCAACTGGCCGATGTGCTCCGCGTCTATCGCGACAGGATGCGAGCGCACCGCGCCGCCGGCCGGTTGCGCTACGTGCAAATCTTTAAGAACGTGGGAGAAGCCGCCGGAGCGTCGATCGAGCATCTCCACAGCCAGTTGATGGCGCTCGATTTCGTGCCCGGCGCGATCGTCGATGAATTGACGGGCAGCCGCGAATACTTCTCGCGCACCGGCAGCTGCATCTTCTGCGATCTCATCGAGCGAGAGTCGACGGCCGACGTTCGTGTCGTAGAAACGACCGCCGAGTTCACGGCGATCTGTCCTTACGCGAGTCGGTTTCCTTACGAGGTCTGGTTGTTGCCGCGGCGACATTCCCAGCGCTTCGAAGACGCCGACGACCAGCTCCTAACGGCCGCCGCAGCCGGCCTGTTGCGGGTGCTTAAAGGAGTCGAAAAACTCCTTGACTCTGTCGGCAGCGGTTCGACCGGCTACAATTACGTCCTGCATTCGGCTCCGTTTGACAGTTCCGAAGCCGACCACTATCACTGGCATATCGAGGTGATCCCCCGCGCGGTGAAGCAAGCCGGCTTCGAATGGGCCACGGGCGTGCATATCAATCCCGTACCTCCGGAAGAAGCGGCGGCGACATTGAAGCGGCTGATTTAA
- a CDS encoding transcriptional regulator — translation MNESTRVIKPTTEELPADLMDLMKVVGELPAEYRNRVEPLLGRVAESTKRRRRIMNLVQDALSQLRLDMKYLLFDLEATRRERDGYKQQLEGEV, via the coding sequence ATGAACGAGTCGACTCGCGTGATCAAGCCCACCACCGAAGAATTGCCGGCCGATCTGATGGACCTCATGAAGGTGGTAGGTGAACTACCTGCCGAATATCGCAACCGTGTCGAGCCGCTGCTCGGTCGCGTAGCCGAGAGCACGAAGCGTCGCCGCCGGATCATGAACCTCGTTCAAGACGCCCTCTCGCAGTTGCGTCTCGACATGAAGTATCTGCTGTTCGATCTCGAAGCAACCCGCCGCGAACGAGACGGCTACAAGCAACAGTTGGAAGGGGAAGTTTAA
- a CDS encoding pyridoxal phosphate-dependent aminotransferase has product MAATISKLVQALEPSATLAMAAKARELKAAGKTVYDFSVGEPDFTTPKHICEAAEKAIAAGHTHYTNSGGIPELRAAVAKQYRERHGLEYGPQQVVVSNGAKHSLHNTFTVLCNPGDEVIIPAPYWVSYAELVKLTGAKPVIVPTEEANDFKLTPEKLRAAITPKTKVLLLCSPSNPTGSMYSPADLAALADVVIEKDLVVISDEIYERLIYGDNKFASFATVRPGLVDRTITINGVSKAYAMTGWRIGWTLAPLAISKAMDSLQSQETSNPSSISQYAALAAVSGPQECVDEMLVHFAARREYVRGRIAAIPKLSCPNMGGAFYAFINIQAYLGRNYGNVAVNNSADWCLQLLEQKGVATVMGSAFGAEGYARISFATAIETLEKGFDAIADFLK; this is encoded by the coding sequence ATGGCAGCCACCATCTCGAAGCTCGTTCAAGCCCTGGAACCCTCGGCGACGTTGGCGATGGCCGCCAAAGCCCGCGAGTTGAAAGCGGCCGGCAAAACGGTGTACGACTTCAGCGTGGGCGAGCCCGACTTCACGACCCCCAAGCACATTTGCGAAGCCGCCGAAAAAGCGATCGCCGCCGGCCACACGCACTACACCAACTCAGGTGGAATTCCGGAGTTGCGGGCCGCGGTAGCCAAGCAATATCGCGAACGCCACGGCTTGGAATACGGACCGCAGCAGGTGGTCGTGTCGAACGGCGCGAAACACTCGCTGCACAACACCTTTACCGTACTTTGCAATCCCGGCGATGAAGTCATCATTCCGGCCCCTTATTGGGTGAGCTATGCCGAGCTCGTGAAGCTCACGGGTGCGAAGCCGGTGATCGTGCCGACGGAAGAAGCGAACGACTTCAAGCTCACTCCCGAAAAGCTGCGCGCCGCCATCACTCCTAAGACGAAGGTGCTGCTCCTTTGCTCGCCGTCGAACCCGACCGGTTCGATGTATTCGCCGGCCGATCTGGCGGCGCTGGCCGACGTCGTCATCGAAAAAGACTTGGTCGTGATCTCCGATGAGATCTACGAGCGGCTCATCTACGGCGACAATAAGTTCGCCAGCTTCGCCACCGTTCGGCCGGGGCTGGTCGATCGCACGATCACGATCAACGGTGTAAGCAAAGCCTACGCCATGACCGGTTGGCGCATCGGGTGGACTCTTGCCCCGTTGGCGATCTCCAAGGCGATGGACTCGCTACAAAGCCAAGAGACCTCGAACCCATCGAGCATCAGCCAGTATGCGGCGCTCGCGGCCGTCAGCGGGCCGCAAGAGTGCGTCGACGAGATGCTCGTGCATTTCGCCGCGCGGCGTGAATATGTACGTGGTCGAATCGCGGCGATCCCGAAGCTTTCGTGCCCGAATATGGGTGGCGCGTTCTACGCGTTCATCAACATTCAGGCGTATCTCGGTCGGAACTACGGAAACGTTGCGGTCAACAACTCGGCCGACTGGTGTTTGCAACTCTTGGAGCAGAAGGGAGTGGCGACCGTGATGGGCTCGGCCTTCGGGGCCGAAGGTTACGCCCGCATCTCCTTCGCAACCGCCATCGAGACGCTGGAAAAAGGCTTCGACGCCATTGCCGACTTCTTGAAATAA
- a CDS encoding DUF1926 domain-containing protein codes for MSNPIRLALVFHNHQPVGNFDAVIEQAYQDSYKPFLDVFAQYPSTLKMSLHTSGCLMEWLAVKHPEYLERLAELAAAGRIEIIGGAFYEAILPMIPRRDRVGQIRTYTDWLQRKLGCKVRGMWMPERVWEQSLVSDIAEAGIEYTVLDDFHFKNAGLQQHQLHGSYVTEDDGRILAVYPGSERLRYLIPFAQPYETIDYLRGIAAEHPNSVCVFGDDGEKFGTWPDTYRHVYTDGWLRNFFDALMANSGWINTTTLGEAIDAVPPVGKIYLPDASYREMTEWALPSERLLEYEHLTHEFEHDPRFPQLKQFLRGGFWRNFKVKYPETDEMYSRMLMISQQLQQALDEGHDPELIEQARTELYRGQCNCSYWHGAFGGIYLPHLRNAIYTHLIAADNILNRIGESADRNESWIEAMHGDFNCDARQEIYLANDKLAALISPHRGGQLYELDVRSICLNLLSTLARRPEAYHRKVLAGAGAPGVGAISSIHDRVVFKQPDLDQRIRYDSYQRKGFQDHFFDNEATLAAVSSNQAMERGDFLHGGYEAKLLRNPHRIQARLTREGNAWGVPLKITKGFTLEAGSNVIDIAYLIEGLPQDRAFHFGVEFNIAGLPANCEDRYFHDGKHTRLGHLGSQLDLASGRAINLVDEYLGIDVGFRFSEASRIWTFPIETVSQSEGGFELVHQSTVVMPHWIITGDVAGRWSITMQIAIDTSQAESRMEKASAVATA; via the coding sequence ATGTCGAATCCGATTCGTCTCGCGTTGGTTTTCCACAACCACCAACCGGTCGGCAACTTCGATGCCGTGATCGAGCAGGCGTATCAAGACAGCTATAAGCCGTTTCTCGATGTCTTTGCGCAGTATCCGTCGACCTTAAAGATGTCGCTGCACACCAGCGGCTGCCTGATGGAATGGCTCGCCGTTAAGCATCCCGAATACTTGGAGCGCCTCGCCGAACTGGCCGCCGCCGGGCGCATCGAAATCATCGGCGGCGCGTTCTACGAAGCCATTCTGCCGATGATCCCGCGGCGCGATCGGGTCGGCCAGATTCGCACTTACACCGACTGGCTGCAACGCAAGCTCGGCTGCAAGGTACGCGGCATGTGGATGCCGGAACGCGTCTGGGAACAGTCGCTCGTCAGCGACATCGCCGAGGCGGGCATCGAGTACACCGTGCTCGACGACTTCCATTTCAAGAACGCCGGCCTGCAACAGCACCAACTCCACGGCTCGTATGTGACCGAAGACGACGGCCGAATCTTGGCCGTGTATCCCGGCAGCGAACGGCTGCGCTACCTGATCCCGTTTGCGCAGCCCTATGAAACGATCGACTATTTGCGCGGCATCGCGGCCGAGCATCCGAATTCGGTCTGCGTTTTCGGCGACGACGGTGAAAAATTCGGTACTTGGCCCGACACCTATCGCCACGTCTATACCGATGGCTGGCTGCGCAACTTCTTCGACGCGCTGATGGCGAACTCCGGTTGGATCAACACGACGACGCTCGGCGAAGCGATCGACGCCGTGCCGCCGGTCGGGAAGATCTATCTGCCCGACGCCAGCTATCGAGAAATGACCGAATGGGCTCTCCCTTCCGAACGCCTGTTGGAATACGAACACCTCACGCACGAATTCGAGCACGATCCTCGCTTCCCACAGTTGAAGCAGTTTCTCCGCGGCGGTTTCTGGCGCAACTTCAAAGTGAAGTATCCTGAGACCGACGAGATGTATTCGCGGATGCTGATGATCAGCCAGCAATTGCAACAAGCTCTCGACGAAGGACACGATCCGGAGTTGATCGAGCAGGCGCGCACGGAACTCTATCGTGGGCAATGCAATTGCAGCTATTGGCACGGCGCATTCGGCGGCATCTATCTGCCGCACTTGCGCAACGCGATCTACACGCACTTGATCGCCGCCGATAACATCTTGAACCGAATCGGCGAGTCGGCCGACCGTAACGAGTCGTGGATCGAAGCGATGCACGGCGACTTCAATTGCGATGCGCGTCAAGAAATCTATCTCGCCAATGACAAGCTCGCGGCGCTCATCTCGCCGCATCGAGGCGGGCAGCTGTATGAACTCGATGTCCGGAGCATCTGCCTGAATCTCCTCTCGACGCTCGCGCGCCGTCCGGAAGCGTATCACCGCAAGGTGCTGGCCGGAGCGGGTGCCCCGGGCGTCGGTGCGATTTCGAGCATTCACGATCGGGTCGTGTTCAAGCAGCCCGACTTGGATCAACGCATTCGCTACGACTCCTATCAACGCAAAGGCTTCCAAGACCACTTCTTCGACAACGAAGCGACGCTCGCCGCCGTGTCGTCGAATCAGGCGATGGAACGGGGCGACTTTCTCCACGGCGGTTACGAAGCCAAATTGCTTCGCAACCCGCATCGGATTCAAGCTCGCCTGACCCGCGAAGGGAACGCTTGGGGCGTGCCGCTCAAGATCACGAAGGGTTTCACCTTAGAAGCCGGCAGCAACGTGATCGACATTGCGTACCTGATCGAAGGCTTGCCGCAAGATCGGGCGTTTCATTTCGGCGTCGAGTTCAATATCGCAGGCCTGCCGGCGAACTGCGAAGATCGCTATTTCCACGACGGTAAGCACACGCGCCTCGGCCATCTCGGCTCGCAGCTCGATCTCGCGTCGGGCCGCGCCATCAATCTCGTCGATGAATATCTCGGGATCGACGTCGGCTTCCGCTTCTCGGAGGCCAGCCGCATCTGGACTTTTCCGATCGAGACGGTGTCGCAATCGGAAGGAGGCTTCGAGCTCGTGCATCAATCGACCGTCGTGATGCCGCATTGGATCATCACCGGCGACGTCGCCGGCCGCTGGTCGATCACGATGCAAATCGCGATCGACACGTCGCAAGCCGAAAGCCGGATGGAGAAGGCATCGGCCGTGGCGACGGCGTAG